In the Bacillota bacterium genome, CGGCCGAATTCAAAACTGGGGACAGATTCTATTGCAGTTGTCGATTTTCTTCCCGGATAAGGTGAAATCTTATCTGCGTTAGGAGTGGTTGGACAAGGGCAAAAGCACAAAACTATTTACAGACCCAAGGCTGCCGATGTTAATTAAAGATATTCCCTTATTTAACAACTTAACCACTCAACTTTGCACTTATTAGTGGAGTAGTTTAGTGGGTAAGTTGTTTGGATACCCTTACTCAACAACTTGACCACTTAACTTTGCACTTACTTGGTACTGACTTGCAGAACGGGTGGAATGAAATATGAGTTTCTGGAACGGCAAAACGGTCGCGGTAACAGGTGGGGCCGGGTTCCTCGGCTCTTTCGTGGTAGATAAGCTCCGCGAGCGCGGCTGCCGGCAAGTTTTTGCTCCACGCAGCCGGGATTACGACCTGCGGCGGCTGGAAGAAATCCGGAAGCTCCTGCGCGACACCGGCCCGGATATCGTCATCCATCTTGCCGCGCGGGTGGGCGGCATTGGCGCGAACCGCGTCCACCCCGCCGAATTTTTTTACGACAACCTTATGATGGGCGTTCAATTGATGCATGAATCCTGGCGGACAGGGGCGCAGAAGTTCGTGGCCGTCGGCACGGTGTGCGCCTATCCGAAATTCACGCCCGTGCCGTTCAGGGAAGAAAACTTCTGGAACGGCTACCCGGAGGAAACAAACGCTCCTTACGGCCTGGCAAAAAAGATGCTTCTGGTGCAGGCCCAGGCCTATCGTGAGCAGTACGGCTTTAACGCCGTCTACCTTCTTCCGGTTAACCTTTATGGCCCGAAGGACAACTTAGACCTTGAGACCTCCCACGTTATCCCGGCGCTCATCCGCAAGTGCGTGGAGGCCAAAGAACGAGGCGAGGAAAGCATAGAGGTTTGGGGAACGGGCCGGCCGACGCGCGAGTTTCTGTATGTGGAAGACGCCGCCGAAGGAATCCTGCTGGCTGCCGAGCATTACAACGGAAATGAACCGGTAAACCTCGGCTCCGGCCAAGACATCAGCATAAAGGACCTTGCCCGATTGATCGCCGACCTGGTCGGTTTTACGGGCGGTATTAAGTGGAATACCGGCAAACCCGACGGGCAGCCGCGCCGGCGCCTGGATACCCAAAAAGCACAGGAATACTTCGGTTTTAAGGCAACAACCACTTTTAAGGAAGGGCTGCGGCAGACAATCGACTGGTATTTGGCGCAACGAGCCGTAAAATAGCGCTACGGTAAGGAAGAGAGGCCCAAATTGGACAATAAGGAACCTATAACTGTGGTTATTAAACCTTCCCGCGGCTGGCTCGGGATAAACTGGCAGGAACTCTGGGAGTACCGAGAATTGCTGTATTTCTTCGTCTGGCGGGATATCAAGGTGCGTTATAAACAAACCGTGCTCGGTGCCGCGTGGGCGGTAATACAACCGTTCATGACCATGGTGGTCTTCAGCCTCTTTTTCGGCCATCTTGCAAAACTTCCTTCAGACGGGCTGCCTTATCCTATTTTCTACTACAGCGCCCTTCTGCCTTGGACATATTTTGCCAGCGCCCTTACGAGTGCAACCAATATAATAGTTGAGAACCAACGAGTTATCACCAAGGTGTATTTCCCGCGAATAATTTTACCTGTCGCGTCAGTAATGCCGGGCGTTGTTGACTTTGCTATCGCTTTTGTTATTCTTATAGGAATGATGGTATATTATCATATTACGCCGACCATGGCGGTTTTTACGGTAATACCTTTCTTGCTATTGGCTGTGGCTACGGCACTAAGTGTAGGCTTATGGTTTACAGCGATGAACGCGGTCTACCGTGATGTAAGGTATGTTGTCCCATTTCTGATTCAGTTTTGGATGTTCGTCTCTCCTGTGGTGTATTCAAGCAGCTTGATTCCCCAAAAATGGCGTATCCTTTATGGACTTAATCCGATGGCCGGCGTGATCGAAGGCTTCCGCTGGGCAGTGCTCGGCCAGGGACACCCCCCTGAACTGCTTGGAGTTTCCGTTCTAATGGTGGTATTCATACTTATTGGAGGACTTCTTTACTTTAGAAGGGTGGAAGGTACAATTGCGGACCTATTATAAGGCCGACGCAATGTACAAAGTAGCGCTTTGAAATACGTCACATGACCGTTGGGATTTGGGGGTTAAGCATATTAATGAATGGAATCTCTATCAGGGTAGAGAATCTTGGTAAACAGTATCGGATAAAACCACAAGAACGTTATCATGCGTTAAGGGACGTCTTAACGCAGAATCTAAGTGCTCCATATCGTATGTTGGTGTCGGCGTTAAGTGGAAAAACATCTGCCAAAGCCGAATCTCCTCGAGCAATTTGGGCATTAAAAGACATTTCTTTTCGAGTAAGACCCGGAGAGGTTCTTGGGATTATAGGACGTAATGGTGCTGGGAAAAGCACTCTTTTAAAAATTTTATCCCGGATAACCCAACCAACCGAAGGTTTTGCTGAAATCCATGGCCGGGTAGGTTCTCTACTTGAAGTAGGAACAGGCTTTCACCCTGAACTAACAGGCCGTGAGAATATTTATTTAAATGGCGCTATTCTGGGTATGAGAAAACGTGAGATAAAACATAAGTTTGACGAGATAGTAGCTTTTTCTGAAATTGATAAGTTTATTGATACACCGGTGAAGTTTTATTCCAGTGGTATGTATGTAAGACTGGCTTTTGCCGTTGCGGCTCATTTAGAACCAGAAATTCTCTTGGTTGATGAGGTTCTTGCGGTTGGAGACGCCTCTTTTCAAAAAAGGTGTATAGGTAAAATGAAAGAAGTTTCAGAGGGAGGCCGCACGGTACTTTTTGTAAGCCATAACATGCCGGCGGTAAACCGTCTTTGTGAACGAACTCTACTGATTGACCACGGTCAGATTATTCGCGATGGGCCAACAGCTGAGATAACAAGTTATTATCTTATGTCGGACCTTGGTACAAGCGCCCAGCGCCAATGGAAGGATGTTCAAAAAGCTCCGGGGGACCACATGGCAAAGCTTCGTTCTGTACGGATTTGTAACGCTGAAGGAGAAACTCAAGAATCAGTAGATATACGTCAACCGGTTGGAATTGAAATGGAATATTGGGTCCTTGACGATTCTCGCGTATTAACCCCCAATATTCATGTGTTTGATTCTCAAGGCACTTATGTTTTTGTTTCGAACGATTCGTATGACCCTGTCTGGGGTACTCAAGCACGACAAGCAGGTATCTGGAAAAGCACATGCTGGATTCCCGGAAACTTGCTTTCCGAAGGGACATATATAGTCGGAGTCGCTGTTTCTACGTTGGACCCGGTACAAGTTCACTTCTTCGAACGAGACGCTGTTTCGTTTCAAGTTATTGATAGTCTTGACGGAGATACTGCCAGGGGAAGATACACGAGACGGATACCCGGCGTGATTCGACCTTTACTCAAGTGGACTGCACAATACCAGTCATCAATCAGCTCTACCGAACCTTGAAAGGAGTAAATCATAATGAAGGTAGTCATCCTCGCTGGAGGTTTCGGTACACGCCTCTCCGAAGAAACGACGGTCAAACCTAAACCGATGGTTGAAATCGGTGGGAAACCGATTCTTTGGCATATCATGAAAATATATTCGTTTTACGGCTTTAATGAGTTCATTATTTGTTTAGGCTATAAAGGATATGTTATTAAAGAATACTTTTCTAATTACTTCTTACATATGAGTGATGTTACCTTCGATCTGAAAAATAATTCTATGGACGTTCACAGCAACCACGTTGAACCGTGGAAAGTCACACTAGTTGATACGGGCATAGAGACTTTAACAGGCGGACGTGTGAAGCGTGTCCAGCAGTACATCGGTAGTGAAACTTTTATGTTAACTTACGGGGATGGGTTAGCTGATATAAATATCAAAAAGTTGGTTGAATGTCATCAATTGAACAAACAATTAGCAACGATAACCGCTGTAAGACCTGCGGGGCGCTTTGGAGCTTTGGTCCTTGAAGATAGAGGCCAAGTCCAGTCTTTCGTTGAAAAACCTTCTGGAGACCGTTCTTGGATTAACGGCGGTTTTTTTGTGCTTGAACCGGAGGTTCTTCAATACCTAAAAGATGATAAAACCAGTTTTGAACGGGAACCGTTGGAAGCTCTCGTTCAAGACAAACAACTTATGGCTTATAAACATACAGGTTTTTGGCAACCTATGGACACCTTGCGCGATAAGAATACGTTGGAAGATTTGTGGAATTCAGGAAGCGCCCCATGGAAGGTGTGGTAGTTTGACACATTCAATGTTTAATGGCGTTTATAAAGATCGCACTGTATTAGTAACAGGTCACACAGGTTTCAAGGGATCCTGGATGGTGCTATGGCTAAGTTTATTAGGTACAAAAGTTATTGGTTACGCCTTAGATCCTCCCACCGAACCCAGCTTATTCAATTGCCTTAATCTGAAAGATAGAATTGTTGCTATAAAAGGTGACATTTGTAATTACAATCATTTAAAAAATATACTCGAAGAATATCGTCCTGAGATTGTCTTTCACCTAGCAGCTCAATCTTTAGTAAGATGTTCTTATTTAAATCCAGTTGATACTTTTACAATAAATGTAATGGGTACAGTACATTTACTTGAAGCAGTAAGACAAGTTGAGGGAGTTAAAGCTTTGGTCAACGTGACCAGCGACAAGTGCTATGAGAATAAGAATTGGATTTGGGGATATCGGGAAAGTGATCGACTGAGCGGCTCAGACCCATATAGTTGCAGTAAATCATGTGCCGAATTGGTTACAAAGGCTTATATAGACTCCTTCTTCGATCAAGGGAAACTCGGGTTATCTCTCGCTTCCGTCAGGGCAGGAAACGTTATCGGCGGCGGCGATTGGTCTGAAGATCGGCTTATACCCGACTGTATTAAGGCTTTCTCCCAAAACAAGCAAGTTGTTATTCGATACCCAAATGCCGTTCGTCCCTGGCAACATGTTTTAGAGCCATTGTACGGTTAT is a window encoding:
- a CDS encoding GDP-L-fucose synthase yields the protein MSFWNGKTVAVTGGAGFLGSFVVDKLRERGCRQVFAPRSRDYDLRRLEEIRKLLRDTGPDIVIHLAARVGGIGANRVHPAEFFYDNLMMGVQLMHESWRTGAQKFVAVGTVCAYPKFTPVPFREENFWNGYPEETNAPYGLAKKMLLVQAQAYREQYGFNAVYLLPVNLYGPKDNLDLETSHVIPALIRKCVEAKERGEESIEVWGTGRPTREFLYVEDAAEGILLAAEHYNGNEPVNLGSGQDISIKDLARLIADLVGFTGGIKWNTGKPDGQPRRRLDTQKAQEYFGFKATTTFKEGLRQTIDWYLAQRAVK
- a CDS encoding ABC transporter permease, which encodes MDNKEPITVVIKPSRGWLGINWQELWEYRELLYFFVWRDIKVRYKQTVLGAAWAVIQPFMTMVVFSLFFGHLAKLPSDGLPYPIFYYSALLPWTYFASALTSATNIIVENQRVITKVYFPRIILPVASVMPGVVDFAIAFVILIGMMVYYHITPTMAVFTVIPFLLLAVATALSVGLWFTAMNAVYRDVRYVVPFLIQFWMFVSPVVYSSSLIPQKWRILYGLNPMAGVIEGFRWAVLGQGHPPELLGVSVLMVVFILIGGLLYFRRVEGTIADLL
- a CDS encoding ABC transporter ATP-binding protein, which encodes MNGISIRVENLGKQYRIKPQERYHALRDVLTQNLSAPYRMLVSALSGKTSAKAESPRAIWALKDISFRVRPGEVLGIIGRNGAGKSTLLKILSRITQPTEGFAEIHGRVGSLLEVGTGFHPELTGRENIYLNGAILGMRKREIKHKFDEIVAFSEIDKFIDTPVKFYSSGMYVRLAFAVAAHLEPEILLVDEVLAVGDASFQKRCIGKMKEVSEGGRTVLFVSHNMPAVNRLCERTLLIDHGQIIRDGPTAEITSYYLMSDLGTSAQRQWKDVQKAPGDHMAKLRSVRICNAEGETQESVDIRQPVGIEMEYWVLDDSRVLTPNIHVFDSQGTYVFVSNDSYDPVWGTQARQAGIWKSTCWIPGNLLSEGTYIVGVAVSTLDPVQVHFFERDAVSFQVIDSLDGDTARGRYTRRIPGVIRPLLKWTAQYQSSISSTEP
- the rfbF gene encoding glucose-1-phosphate cytidylyltransferase, producing the protein MKVVILAGGFGTRLSEETTVKPKPMVEIGGKPILWHIMKIYSFYGFNEFIICLGYKGYVIKEYFSNYFLHMSDVTFDLKNNSMDVHSNHVEPWKVTLVDTGIETLTGGRVKRVQQYIGSETFMLTYGDGLADINIKKLVECHQLNKQLATITAVRPAGRFGALVLEDRGQVQSFVEKPSGDRSWINGGFFVLEPEVLQYLKDDKTSFEREPLEALVQDKQLMAYKHTGFWQPMDTLRDKNTLEDLWNSGSAPWKVW
- the rfbG gene encoding CDP-glucose 4,6-dehydratase, with product MTHSMFNGVYKDRTVLVTGHTGFKGSWMVLWLSLLGTKVIGYALDPPTEPSLFNCLNLKDRIVAIKGDICNYNHLKNILEEYRPEIVFHLAAQSLVRCSYLNPVDTFTINVMGTVHLLEAVRQVEGVKALVNVTSDKCYENKNWIWGYRESDRLSGSDPYSCSKSCAELVTKAYIDSFFDQGKLGLSLASVRAGNVIGGGDWSEDRLIPDCIKAFSQNKQVVIRYPNAVRPWQHVLEPLYGYMLLAQRLLQDGPQFMEAWNFGPDNNAAQPVRSIVEQIVEIWGEGASWTTSADEHPPEANCLKLDCGKAKARLGWSPQWDLPFALRQTVEWYKAYYRNKDVFNLTVSQIKSYEDHLLQEGR